The nucleotide window GTCACCTGAGGCTCTCCATTAGATGGGAATGCTTCCCATGACCCATCTCCATTATTAGCAGGTGGCCCAGCAAACAAAGCCAAAGCCAATTTATTCCCCTGGTCATCTGCAGTGACAGCATCATCCCTTAAATTCACCAAATCTTCAGCAACCTGTGGTTGCTGAGGCTTAGGCTCCGGCTGAGGAGGGGTAGGAGGAGGAGGAGTGTAATTCTCTGGCGGTGGTAGTGccttaatttcattcatatcagGTACAGGCTCTTCTTCCTGAGCCACAGAAGGAGCCTCCTCTTTCCTCTCAGGACTCTTGGGCCGTTTTGCCCTATCCCTCACAAACTCGTCCAAAGTTTCCAACAACTTACTTGTAATCTTCTGCACGTCTGGATATTCTGAGGATCGAGCCACGCCattatccttgcaccaattaTAAAACGCAATCAGCTCATCGATCTGCTTAGCTACGCTAGCATAAGCATCAAAAGCCTTAACACAATCTGGATACTCCATGTCAAAGAATTTGTCCAGCAAGACTGCCAAAACCTCACATATATCGGCATACAATTGGAAACTCTCTCTCACAATTGGGTAAAGAGCAATCAGAATCATCCTGCTGTTCTTGGCTAAACCCGTGGGCCGGCAAGACAAGAACCTGTCCAACAACCTCTGCAAATGAGCCATCTTGCCAAAAATTCTCTCAGGCTTCATTTCCCTCAATGGAGTCACAACCCTTCTCTCTTCTCGCCCATCTCGGCCCACGGCTTCACTCATGTCTCCAAAAGACCTCGTCCTCCTAGTCATTCCATAACCTCCATGTCCACTTTCACCCCTATAATCCCCATAATCATTATACTCGTATGGTCTCGGTGGCGGTGATCTGAAATCATCTCTGGTTCCATATCTATCAATTTCACCGTGTACACTGCCACCACTCCCGCCACCGCCGGCAGCACTGCCGCCCTTCCGGTCAAATAGCATCAATTCAAGTCTTTGATCTAAATACATAGAGTAGGTCCTGACAAAAGCAGAATGATCCCACGAACTAGAGTGCGCTTCATCTCGAAAATCAGACATGTTCAAAAGTCTCGTTCCTCTCCTCGTAGCATACAAAATCTCTTCTTGAAACAGCGGATCTCCCTCGTTTAACAACCTATGGATCAGCATCAGCGCCTTGAGCGCCACAATCCAGTCCCTTGTCTTCCCCAGCCGCTTCGACACCACCGCCACGCAAGCGTTCACGTACCCACGAGAATACGATGTCAAGTTCAAGATCTCCCTTATGTACTTCTCGTTCGCCGGATCATCGTCGTGGCTCATCGCCTTTACTAACGCCACCTCGAGCTCCGGTGCCATATTACTCACTACCTTGGCTATGCCAATGCTCGTTTGATCCTTAACGGTCCCGATAGCTTTCCTGATCGTGCTCGGCGCCATCTCCACCGTCCGATTCAATCAAAACCCAACAGATCTAAATGTAACGAATCAATGCAATTCAGTTGTAATAAAGTAAAATTAGTTGAGAGTATGATTAGTAAAGTGATTTAATGGTAGACTAAACGTTACCGCTGTCGGTTTTAAGGTTGTTAACTTGTTATGGATCCGGTACGAGGAGTTTTCCGGCTGGTGAACGTCGGATCTACTAAGAACGGAGAAGTCAGATAGACGGAAGAAAACGGCGAGTCGTTTTATTCCCGCTCTAGATTCTCTGTAAGAAAGGAGATGAAATGGCAAAGGAAGAGGAAAAGATAAAGTATATTTAAATAGTGGGTTGAGATCCGGAGACACGTGGAGAAATGAGGGACGTCGATATAAAAGAGAATGGAAAATGGAAAGAGACAGCTATATCATCGGAAGTGTCGGAAGGGGCGGGCGCGCGGTTGTCTGAAAAGGAAAGGATTTCTTTGTGTGTGTGTGCAAACAAGGAGTTGAAGAAGAAGACGGAGTAAAACTGGAAAGAAAAGACGGAAGCTCGGTTTTGATACCATGGGCGTGGGATTATTTTAATTACCATACTGCGCATATGGGCTACGGTGCTAGTGACTGTGATTTTCCCGTTTGGATTATGGGTGGGATGATGGTTGATCCGGTCGCTTAGACTCACAAAGTTgagtaaaaataatttcaaaaattaatttaattattataataaaattttattttttaaaaaatttaatttaattcttttaatataaataatttatatcaaatgaAACATTTGAAATTAGGGTGCATAAACTTGTGCCAAGCTCATCCGTACATTGGAATTAgtccaattaaaattaaattaaattattatttaaacttaatttaattaaaatattttaaattaaataaaaattaaaaaaatttattttaattaattcgataccaatttaaattaaaaatttatacttcatTGTTGTTGTTTTAGAAATATAAGAAATTGGTATTGAACATCCCTATCTATGTATATAAAATAATACTTTGATATAAGAAtgagtttaataatttttaaattaattaaaaaaattatatcataacaAGTatgtcaattatacataaatttcataataaatatttaattttaaattttttaaattttttttaatttataaaaacaacTATACTTTCatattgaatttatttataaaagtcAAATTTAAGAAatgttattattaattatatcacATTAGATGTGGAATatacatataaaatataaatattaacatGTCattataaaattatcataattttacgATGAGAAATGTCACTTCTCTATCCTTTGTATATACAtttcattataaaaataaataaacaaataatagTATGAATTTTTTAGCATTGggttagatttttttttagtATTCATTCTAATTAAGCCTATTAAATAGGTTCGGCTAATATATAATCGTATTGGAAAAAGATTCAGgcataaaaaataatatctatattaaatttaaattttatatgttggTATATTAATCAACGTGTGATATAATTTTTAACGTTAAATAAAAAATTGGTGACAAAAATACAATTAAGTGGATCGCGTGGCCTAATGGATAAGGCGCTCGCCTCCGGAGCGGGAGATTGTGGGTTCGAGTCCCACCGTGGTCGTTCTACTATTGGGTTGAATGAGTGACGATCcttaatctcatttcacaaatgataataaattcttccttttttattttattttattttttcacatatTTTCGTTGGCTAGAAAAAGCAGAAATCATATCTTATCTATTGATTGTGATAAAGAAGCTGCATTCAATCTTCAATGTAGAAGCTGCATTGCTAGCCACAAAATTACCCAACAAGCAATCAAAGTCACGAGACTATCAAAGAAGTCATACTACAAAGACTTTTAGCCTGTTTGGTTACTCAGTTAGTCAAATGTTGGTGATTAGAGATGTATAATTGGTCAATTTAGTTTTAAATTGAATTGAGCTGCAATAATAGAATCGAATCGAATTTTCTAAAAGAATTAATAAGatcaaatcaaatcaattaaATCAAGTTAAAATAGTTCGGTTTAATTTTTAGTTACAATGACAAGTAATGAGTCTATAGAGCCAAAATCCACAATTATATATAATACAATgtgatggaggtggaggcatTTCTTGGCTAATTATTGGGTGCATCTTGCTTCTGGCATCATCACTACCCAGGTGGTTCTCTGTGAGTAGGGGTGCGCAATCGGTTCAAATCGAATATAactgaaccgaattaaattataaaaatagaaccgtcaattttagaaatcgaaccgaatcgaatcgaatcgattcggttcggtttgatttaaatcgatcggtttgatttttgattgattttttaatttagacttgattttcaagttatttagtctaattttaactttggtttgaacctaataaccattaatcaatgaaattaaacaattaatatatataaaattaaacataattcataaattttatataaaaataaattaattcaaaaatcgattcggttcgatttaactatataaatcactattcggttcggttcggtttaatcgatttttttcttttcaaaaccgaaccgaaccgaaataacagaaatttttataaattaaaaccgaaccgaatcgaaataactgaaatttctataaattaaaattgaatcgaaccgattaaattttaaaaccgaaccgattaaaccgaattgactcggttcgattcagtttttcggtttgaaccgaattctgctcagccctatcTGTGAGAGAGGATGCGTTTAGGTGAATCCCTCGTCGACCATGGATAGAAATATAGAAGAGATTATCACTAGCCCAGCTGCACGTCCTACTGCTATCCCAACAAGTTTTCCTACTTGCTTCTTGTTCCGCTTGGAAGATTCTGTACTATCAGAGACTGGAAAAAAATGGAGCCTAGCTAGTTAGAaatgaataaaagaaaaagaaaagtgtttgtaaatgaaaattgcAACCAAAAGCAGAAAACATGAAAAATTTGCACGACTAGCCGCGAGAGGAACCTTGTGAAACATGAATTGCTGACAGTCTGTATGTACATTGAAATGGCATGCAGCAAGTGCCTTTCCCAGCCCAAAACAAGTGAATGTCCATGATGGTGTTTGTCACGTTTGCCTGGAATGTTTTAATCATGGCTCTTTTGGATCCACCAGCTTCTTTTTGTATGTTGAAGTCCTGGAGAACTCTCTTGCCCTGTAACCAATTATGACTTATTAGTTTGAGTCCTGGAGATGGCTACATTACCAGTAAGCTAAAACTCATTGGTCATGATCCCTTGCATTGCGAAACATGCCTGAATGTATACATCAAATAAACACCTCCCAAGGCCTTTCCAAGACTAAGAGACATCATCCATTACTGTCTCTGCATGCAAAGTTGAAGCTCAACGCTGCATCTCCCATTCTTTAAGCCAAGACCATAGTACCTTAGCGAACTTGGCGAAATTCTTGCTGTCTAATACTGCTCAGACTCTTAAGTTTCAATGATCTGAGAATCTGTCTGTACTATATATTTGGGTGCAGGGTTTGAGATGAAATTTCCAACATGCGGATGTTTGCCCTGTGCCTTCACACTTGATAGAGAATGAAGCTGCAATAGAAGTAGCAGTTCTTTTGGAATTGGAAAATCTTTTTCCACCAATAAAATAAGAGTGAATCCCAATGTTTAGATGTGAAAAAGTTCCAAACTTATGACTTACAGGATGCAACTTTGTTTCTGCATTTTAAGTCAGCTTGAAGGCATCACAACATCCCAGAAACCTGAGTTTTTCCGTCATTGTTCATttgattaaagaaaataatacaaataaatCACATCTCTTGAGTCTCCAGAACAATCTGACCTGTCCTGTAAGCCATTTGCATTAATGGAAGTTCCAACAATCATCCTGAAGAAtaaacaaagtcatttcttgctcAATAAGTTACAAAGTGAGCACTTTCACAAAATATTTCCATCCCAGAGTATGTAACTACAGTCAATGGATGATGAACTCAGTACAGCCGCACAGGAAGCTTTAGATGAGAAGATGATGAAGGTGAACTTCAATGGATAATccaactttgccaaaattttgtggCAAATTTCCAGAAAGAGGATTAAATGAGACATCTCTGCCATGAAGTAATAAATAAAAACTTGGCCATAATTAGAAAACATGGTTAACTTGTTGCATTCGCTTTAAAAGAAACAATGAAAGGATCATAATAATTTCCATTGCCACTTTTCATTTTTCAAGTGGCTTTGCCTGAAGGACAATTTATATATTTGATCAATGGATGATTCTACCTTGAACAAACTTAAATCAAGGTTGGCTGAATTATATATCCATTATTcaatttccttaattaatttaaacTTCAAATAGAAGGGATTTATAATTGTCTGTTTATGTGTCCATGCATTCACACATAAAACTGGATAAACATAAACCAGAAAGAAAAAAGTAGAAACTGAAGCAAAGAGGCACTTACATTGCATTGACCCGTGGACCTATGATATTTGCAGGTAGCTCCCCAGTCAAGTTGTTATTCCCAAGATACTTGATATATGATATCAAATAAAGTTAGCAGATCACAAAAATTTTCCAACAAGGGCAAGAAGGCATTATCAGTGGAAAAAAAGGCACTAATTTTTTCTTCCCACTTTTCATGTGGCGTTTAATTCATCAAGAAGCATTATTTCTAAAGAGTGCAAATGACTAAGAATTGGCTTCAGTTAAATCATGATAATAAAAGTAACAGTAGAGCAGTGAaactaaaaattatatatattgtaAAGAAGCCAAATCTTGGAATGAGGTAGTAATATGGCCGGTCAACTTGTTGAAACTCAAGTCCCTGCCATAACAATTTTGTCCCAGTTAGGCAGTAGCTGGATGAAATTGAGAAACTTCATAAACGAATGATAGGAAATGCTATAATTGTTTACTGTCAAGAAATTAAGATAGTAATTGGAAGTTTAATTAGTAGATATTGGAAAAACAAAATAAGCATATCAATGTTCTACTTTGATGTCAAAGTGACTTACAGTAGTTTCAACTTAGAAAATGTGCCAAGGAGTTTTGGAATTTGTCCTGAAAGTAGGCAGTTTGTCAAGACTCTGCAACCCAAATAGATAATAGCATGTAGGAGGTGTAGTACAAGAAAACTGTAAGGAAATAAATTGCTTTTAGGGAACTAAGATGTACAAGAATCTTACAATATGGACAAATTTCTTACGTTTTTCTTAACTCGAGAAGAATCTTCACCACTAAGATCACTAATTCTCCTACAAAGCACAAATGGTGAGGAAAAAAAGAGACGGCGAACATCTAGCAATAAAGCACAATAGACATGGCATGATGCATCTGTCATTACTCATTATTTCAGGGAAAAAAGACAACAGAATATGGTATGATGCAAAAGATTTAAGTCGTAATTTACAAGGCCTTACAAGTCTCCCAGGTTGTTTAGAGCACTAAAACTGCTTGGGATTGGACCTTCAAGTGATGTACCTTGTAGTTGCCTGTGTGCAACAACACGCATCAGTCTgcaaacctaaatgaaatgtTTCTCAAAGGATCAGTACAGTTCAAGGAAAATCATGCAATTGCATACACGACCCTGAGTTATGTAAGAGTCCCAAAAAAGTCTGGAAACTttccattaaagagattatcAGATGCCCAGCTGAAATGAACAATAAACAAAATCCACATTTCAAAAACAGAATTCAATGATCTACGGAGAAGCACATAACCCAAAAGTTTCAGTTGCGATGCGTTTGGAATAAAAAGTTTTTCGATCCAATTGGAAAAAGTGCGGTATGTAGTGGTAGGAACTTAAAGAAAATTTAGCGTCTTACAAGTGCATTAGCTCCTTAAGAACAAACAGGTGACTGGGTATCTCACCAGAAATGTCTAAAGCATAAATCTTCCTGAATCATGTGCAAGTGAAAAACAGTATCCTGAGCATAAATAAACAATTGTAGCTAAGAAACAACAAAGAAAGCAATGGTGATTATATTGTAAACTGACAGAGAAGTGATATGGCAGATGTTTCCAAGGCAGTCACAAGCAACTCGAGGATTAGCATTTTCATTAGGCCATGCTGCATTCTGAGCACAAGGATCAGTAATAATCTTTAGCTTGCCTCTTAAGTTCCATAATCTATCAGG belongs to Hevea brasiliensis isolate MT/VB/25A 57/8 chromosome 4, ASM3005281v1, whole genome shotgun sequence and includes:
- the LOC110654031 gene encoding LOW QUALITY PROTEIN: probable LRR receptor-like serine/threonine-protein kinase At1g56130 (The sequence of the model RefSeq protein was modified relative to this genomic sequence to represent the inferred CDS: inserted 2 bases in 1 codon; deleted 3 bases in 2 codons; substituted 4 bases at 4 genomic stop codons) — protein: MGLDLFLSTTHNKGFDPKEMLGLKPWNHDDCLLDKKRSFEDASGKLKKDLSQTLPLLLWSGQPNDEDDDNREKKRLNSCPLTKINEEIVEEDDHVVGWPPIKSWRKKVLRQQQAPRIFKNRLAAAASWKENNGGLNSKYVKVKMEGVAIARKIDLRLFHSYQTLTNSLITMFDKCLELEKDSTAKYTLAYQDKDGDWLLAGDVPWQNFIKCVQRLELLRNEFSGCPEQPDRLWNLRGKLKIITDPCAQNAAWPNENANPRVACDCLGNICHITSLKIYALDISGEIPSHLFVLKELMHFWASDNLFNGKLMRVVAHRQLQGTSLEGPIPSSFSALNNLGDLRISDLSGEDSSRVKKNVRNLSILVLTNCLLSGQIPKLLGTFSKLKLLMIVGTSINANGLQDRSDCSGDSRDVSGMLXCLQADLKCRNKVASSSFSIKCEGTGQTSAXVGNFISNPAPKYIVQTDSQIIETXESEQYXTARISPSSLRYYGLGLKNGRCSVELQLCAETVMDDVSXSWKGLGRCLFDVYIQGKRVLQDFNIQKEAGGSKRAMIKTFQANVTNTIMDIHLFWAGKGTCCMPFQCTYRLSAIHVSQVSDSTESSKRNKKQVGKLVGIAVGRAAGLVIISSIFYPWSTRDSPKRILSHR
- the LOC110654033 gene encoding putative clathrin assembly protein At2g25430 translates to MAPSTIRKAIGTVKDQTSIGIAKVVSNMAPELEVALVKAMSHDDDPANEKYIREILNLTSYSRGYVNACVAVVSKRLGKTRDWIVALKALMLIHRLLNEGDPLFQEEILYATRRGTRLLNMSDFRDEAHSSSWDHSAFVRTYSMYLDQRLELMLFDRKGGSAAGGGGSGGSVHGEIDRYGTRDDFRSPPPRPYEYNDYGDYRGESGHGGYGMTRRTRSFGDMSEAVGRDGREERRVVTPLREMKPERIFGKMAHLQRLLDRFLSCRPTGLAKNSRMILIALYPIVRESFQLYADICEVLAVLLDKFFDMEYPDCVKAFDAYASVAKQIDELIAFYNWCKDNGVARSSEYPDVQKITSKLLETLDEFVRDRAKRPKSPERKEEAPSVAQEEEPVPDMNEIKALPPPENYTPPPPTPPQPEPKPQQPQVAEDLVNLRDDAVTADDQGNKLALALFAGPPANNGDGSWEAFPSNGEPQVTSAWQNPAAEPDKADWELALVESASNLSKQKATLGGGFDPLLLNGMYDQGMVRQHTNTTQLSGGSASSVALPGPGKSATPVLALPAPDGTVQTVNQDPFAASLSIPPPSYVQMADMEKKQHMLVQEQIVWQQYGKDGMQGQSSLAKLNGTGYYTVGPGPMPMMPYGMPPVNGMGPPAGYYYTP